The following are encoded together in the Gordonia insulae genome:
- a CDS encoding MaoC family dehydratase: MSDQAQTTRIVQRGLFFEEFAEGVVYEHRPGRTVTEADNVLFTTLTMNTQALHLDAAWSAEQPGFGGERLINSMFTLSTIVGLSVSQLTQGTLVANLGFGEVAFPAPLFAGDTLYAETECTGKRESRSRPGEGVVNLTHIGRNQHGEVVARAARATLVRKKPVE, from the coding sequence ATGAGCGACCAGGCACAGACCACCCGGATCGTCCAGCGGGGACTGTTCTTCGAGGAGTTCGCCGAGGGGGTCGTCTACGAACACCGGCCGGGGCGCACCGTGACCGAGGCCGACAACGTGCTGTTCACCACGCTGACGATGAACACGCAGGCATTGCACCTCGACGCCGCCTGGTCGGCGGAGCAGCCCGGGTTCGGCGGTGAGCGACTGATCAATTCGATGTTCACGTTGTCCACGATCGTCGGCCTGTCGGTGTCGCAGCTGACCCAGGGCACCCTGGTCGCCAATCTCGGCTTCGGTGAGGTGGCGTTTCCGGCCCCGCTGTTCGCCGGCGACACCCTGTACGCGGAGACCGAGTGCACCGGGAAACGGGAGTCCCGGTCACGACCGGGTGAAGGCGTGGTGAACTTGACCCACATCGGACGCAATCAGCACGGCGAGGTCGTTGCGCGTGCCGCACGGGCCACGCTGGTGCGCAAGAAGCCAGTGGAGTAG
- a CDS encoding acyl-CoA dehydrogenase family protein encodes MELSQDYTDLIYSVRDFAQSVVAPVSAKHDEEHSFPYEVVSQMGKMGLFGLPFPEEYGGMGGDYFALSLALEELGKVDQSVAITLEAGVSLGAMPIYNFGTEEQKERWLPDLTAGRALAGFGLTEPGAGSDAGATATTAKQDGDSWIINGAKQFITNSGTDITSLVTVTAVTGTRDGGRKEISTIIVPSDTPGFTAEPAYNKVGWNASDTHPLSFVDARVPAENLLGVRGRGYANFLSILDEGRIAIAALATGVAQGCVDESVKYAKERQSFGKAIGEYQSVSFAIARMEARAHVARTAYYDAAAKMLAGKPFKKEASIAKMIASEAAMDNARMATQIHGGYGFMNEYPVARHYRDSKILEIGEGTTEVQLMLIARELGFA; translated from the coding sequence ATGGAACTCAGCCAGGATTACACCGATCTCATCTACAGCGTGCGCGACTTCGCCCAGTCGGTTGTCGCGCCCGTCTCGGCGAAACACGATGAGGAACACAGCTTTCCGTACGAGGTCGTCTCGCAAATGGGCAAGATGGGTCTGTTCGGCCTGCCGTTCCCGGAAGAATACGGCGGGATGGGCGGTGACTACTTTGCGCTGTCCCTCGCGCTCGAGGAACTCGGGAAGGTGGACCAGTCGGTCGCCATCACCCTGGAGGCCGGTGTCAGCCTCGGGGCGATGCCGATCTACAACTTCGGCACCGAGGAGCAGAAGGAGCGCTGGCTACCCGACCTGACCGCGGGCCGGGCACTCGCCGGGTTCGGGCTCACCGAGCCGGGCGCCGGGTCCGACGCCGGCGCCACCGCCACCACGGCGAAGCAGGACGGTGATTCGTGGATCATCAACGGCGCCAAGCAGTTCATCACCAACTCCGGCACCGATATCACGTCACTGGTGACCGTGACCGCGGTGACCGGCACCCGAGACGGCGGCCGCAAGGAGATCTCGACGATCATCGTGCCGTCGGACACCCCGGGCTTCACCGCGGAACCGGCTTACAACAAGGTCGGCTGGAATGCGTCGGACACCCATCCGCTCAGCTTCGTCGATGCGCGGGTGCCGGCCGAGAACCTCCTCGGTGTACGTGGGCGCGGCTATGCGAACTTCCTGTCGATCCTCGATGAGGGACGCATCGCCATCGCCGCGCTCGCCACCGGCGTGGCGCAGGGATGTGTGGACGAGAGCGTCAAGTACGCCAAGGAACGTCAGTCCTTCGGCAAGGCGATCGGCGAGTACCAGTCGGTGTCGTTCGCGATCGCGCGGATGGAGGCGCGCGCGCATGTCGCCCGTACCGCCTACTACGATGCGGCCGCGAAGATGTTGGCCGGCAAGCCCTTCAAGAAGGAGGCGTCGATCGCCAAGATGATCGCCAGCGAGGCGGCCATGGACAACGCCCGGATGGCGACCCAGATCCACGGCGGATACGGCTTCATGAACGAGTATCCCGTCGCGCGACACTACCGCGACTCGAAGATCCTGGAGATCGGTGAGGGCACCACCGAGGTGCAGCTGATGCTGATCGCCCGGGAGCTGGGCTTCGCATGA
- a CDS encoding acetyl/propionyl/methylcrotonyl-CoA carboxylase subunit alpha: MQNTTHRPIRSVLIANRGEIACRVIDTLRRMGIRSIAVYSDADADARHVREADVAVRIGPAAATRSYLDIDAVVRAAQQTGADAVHPGYGFLSENQKFAAALAGAGIIFIGPPAEAIATMGDKITARAAVTERDVPVVPGLSRPGLTDDDLIAAAPDIGFPVLIKPSAGGGGKGMHRVENSDDLPAALQRARREAGSAFGDDALFLEHFVDTPRHIEVQVLADEHGNVIHLGERECSLQRRHQKVIEEAPSALLDEQTRARIGAAACDAARSVGYTGAGTVEFIVSAHRPDAFFFMEMNTRLQVEHPVTELVTGVDLVEQQIRVARGETLTLVQDDIVLTGHAIEARVYAEDPANGFLPTGGTITHLVHPDVSPGSGVRVDSAMTEGLVVGSDYDPMLAKVIAHGSDREEALERLDQALAHTRVLGVVTNVDFCRYVLAQQSVRDAVLDTELLDRLVVDYAVPEPVPEALILAGVARIGPRDSRDVWQSAVGWRVGDVAPVVTRLAWGSHHFTVSIVVDTATEEVLVGRASVEYEDIDRDPWQADVEYRRMHRAGTPATADDSRRLIIDGVSQSWSTTEIDGTRWVAGPTGTWLLELARPLLDEAADEKAGEIVSPMPGTVVAVTSSEGATVTAGSPIIVVEAMKMEHALAAPIDGVVSISVSVGDKVAAGRALATVTAGAGSAGESAEATKED; this comes from the coding sequence ATGCAGAACACCACTCACCGCCCCATCCGCTCGGTTCTGATCGCGAACCGCGGCGAGATCGCCTGCCGTGTCATCGACACGCTGCGCCGCATGGGTATCCGCAGCATCGCCGTCTACTCCGACGCGGACGCCGACGCCCGCCATGTCCGGGAGGCCGACGTGGCCGTCCGGATCGGCCCGGCGGCGGCGACCCGGAGCTACCTGGACATCGACGCGGTGGTGCGCGCAGCACAACAGACCGGCGCCGACGCCGTGCATCCGGGATACGGATTCCTCTCGGAGAACCAGAAGTTCGCCGCCGCCCTCGCCGGTGCGGGCATCATCTTCATCGGCCCGCCCGCCGAGGCGATCGCGACGATGGGCGACAAGATCACCGCGCGGGCCGCGGTCACCGAACGTGACGTACCCGTGGTGCCCGGCCTGTCACGTCCCGGGCTGACCGACGACGACCTGATCGCGGCCGCACCGGACATCGGGTTCCCCGTGTTGATCAAGCCGAGTGCCGGTGGTGGCGGCAAGGGCATGCACCGGGTGGAGAACTCCGACGACCTGCCGGCCGCATTGCAGCGCGCACGCCGCGAGGCCGGCTCCGCCTTCGGCGATGACGCGCTGTTCCTCGAACATTTCGTCGACACCCCTCGGCACATCGAGGTGCAGGTCCTCGCCGACGAACACGGCAATGTCATCCACCTCGGCGAACGGGAGTGCTCGCTGCAGCGACGCCACCAGAAGGTGATCGAGGAGGCGCCGTCGGCGTTGCTGGACGAGCAGACCCGCGCCCGGATCGGTGCCGCGGCCTGCGATGCCGCCCGCAGCGTCGGCTACACCGGTGCGGGCACCGTCGAGTTCATCGTCTCCGCGCACCGCCCGGACGCGTTCTTCTTCATGGAGATGAACACGCGACTACAGGTGGAGCATCCGGTCACCGAGCTCGTCACCGGGGTCGACCTGGTGGAACAGCAGATCCGGGTCGCGCGAGGTGAGACCCTCACCCTGGTCCAGGACGACATCGTGCTCACCGGGCACGCCATCGAGGCACGCGTGTACGCCGAGGATCCGGCGAACGGTTTCCTCCCCACCGGCGGCACCATCACACACCTGGTGCATCCGGACGTCTCCCCGGGAAGCGGCGTCCGGGTGGATTCGGCGATGACCGAGGGGCTGGTCGTCGGCAGCGACTACGACCCGATGCTCGCGAAGGTGATCGCCCACGGCAGTGACCGGGAGGAGGCGCTGGAACGACTCGATCAGGCGCTCGCCCACACCCGCGTCCTCGGCGTGGTCACCAACGTCGACTTCTGCCGTTACGTGCTCGCGCAGCAGTCGGTGCGCGACGCCGTGCTCGACACCGAACTCCTCGACCGCCTCGTCGTCGACTACGCGGTGCCCGAGCCGGTTCCGGAAGCACTCATCCTGGCCGGGGTCGCCCGGATCGGACCCCGCGACAGCAGGGACGTCTGGCAGTCCGCAGTGGGCTGGCGGGTCGGCGACGTCGCGCCGGTGGTGACGCGATTGGCCTGGGGGTCACACCATTTCACCGTCTCCATCGTGGTGGACACCGCGACCGAGGAGGTGCTCGTGGGCCGCGCGTCCGTCGAGTACGAGGACATCGACCGCGATCCGTGGCAGGCCGACGTGGAGTACCGCAGGATGCACCGCGCGGGCACCCCGGCCACCGCGGACGACTCGAGGCGCCTGATCATCGACGGCGTCAGCCAGTCGTGGTCCACGACGGAGATCGACGGGACCCGGTGGGTCGCCGGACCGACCGGCACATGGCTGTTGGAGCTCGCGCGACCGCTGCTGGACGAGGCGGCCGACGAGAAGGCCGGGGAGATCGTCAGCCCGATGCCGGGGACCGTCGTCGCCGTCACCTCATCCGAGGGTGCGACCGTCACGGCGGGCAGCCCGATCATCGTCGTCGAGGCGATGAAGATGGAACACGCACTGGCGGCACCGATCGACGGCGTCGTCTCGATCTCGGTCTCGGTGGGGGACAAGGTCGCCGCCGGTCGGGCGCTCGCCACCGTGACGGCCGGCGCCGGGAGCGCGGGCGAGTCGGCCGAAGCTACGAAGGAGGACTGA
- a CDS encoding carboxyl transferase domain-containing protein, whose protein sequence is MVTSTFRTEASGPPDGAPSGFRATHLANVARLRERLDVARSGGGAKARDRHISRGKLLPRDRVDRLLDVGSPFLEVAPLAAHEMYEGRVPSAGVVAGVGRVAGRECMVVANDATVSGGTYYPMTVKKHLRAQEIAAANRLPCIYLVDSGGAMLLQQDEVFPDRDHFGRIFFNQATMSAAGIPQIAAVLGSSTAGGAYVPAMSDETVIVRNQGTIFLAGPPLVKAATGEDVTAEELGGGAMHSSVSGVTDHLVDNDEQALAKVREIVATLGPRDAPQWETIAPRDPLRPQTDIYDVVPTDSRTPYDVREVMEILSDAGEYTEFKANYGTTLVTAFAHIHGHPVGFVANNGVLFSESALKGAHFIELCDQRRIPLVFLQNITGFMVGRAYEEGGIAKNGAKMVNAVATARVPKLTVMVGGSFGAGNYSMCGRAYSPRFLWMWPNARISVMGGPQAADTLATVRRNQIERSGQEWPASDEESFKAPIREQFDEQSDAYYSTARLWDDGIVDPAQTRTALGLALETCRYAPLNDPRYGVFRM, encoded by the coding sequence ATGGTGACCAGCACGTTCAGGACAGAGGCCTCGGGCCCGCCCGACGGTGCACCCTCCGGGTTCCGCGCCACCCACCTCGCCAACGTCGCGCGCCTGCGCGAGCGGCTGGACGTCGCGCGCAGCGGTGGTGGCGCGAAGGCCCGCGACCGGCACATCTCGCGTGGCAAGCTGTTGCCGCGTGATCGGGTCGACCGGCTCCTCGACGTCGGCTCACCGTTTCTCGAGGTCGCGCCGTTGGCCGCGCACGAGATGTATGAGGGTCGGGTACCGTCGGCCGGCGTCGTCGCCGGTGTCGGCCGTGTCGCCGGGCGCGAATGCATGGTCGTCGCCAATGACGCGACCGTCTCCGGCGGCACCTACTACCCGATGACGGTGAAAAAGCACCTGCGGGCGCAGGAGATCGCCGCCGCCAACCGTCTGCCGTGCATCTATCTGGTCGACTCCGGCGGCGCGATGCTCTTGCAGCAGGACGAGGTCTTCCCCGACCGCGACCATTTCGGCCGCATCTTCTTCAACCAGGCGACCATGAGTGCGGCGGGTATCCCGCAGATCGCCGCGGTCCTCGGCTCGTCCACGGCGGGCGGCGCGTACGTGCCGGCGATGAGCGACGAGACCGTCATCGTGCGCAATCAGGGGACCATCTTCCTGGCCGGGCCGCCGTTGGTGAAGGCCGCAACCGGTGAGGACGTCACAGCCGAGGAGTTGGGCGGTGGCGCCATGCACTCGTCGGTGTCCGGCGTCACCGATCACCTCGTCGACAACGACGAGCAGGCGCTGGCCAAGGTGCGCGAGATCGTCGCCACCCTGGGGCCGCGCGACGCCCCGCAGTGGGAGACCATCGCGCCGCGTGATCCGCTCCGCCCGCAGACCGACATCTACGACGTCGTGCCGACCGACTCCCGCACGCCCTACGATGTCCGCGAGGTGATGGAGATCCTCAGCGATGCAGGGGAGTACACCGAGTTCAAGGCCAACTATGGGACCACACTCGTCACCGCGTTCGCGCACATCCACGGACATCCGGTGGGATTCGTGGCGAACAACGGCGTGCTGTTCAGCGAATCGGCCCTCAAGGGAGCGCATTTCATCGAACTCTGCGACCAGCGGCGCATCCCGCTGGTGTTCCTGCAGAACATCACCGGCTTCATGGTCGGCCGCGCCTACGAGGAGGGCGGCATCGCGAAGAATGGCGCCAAGATGGTCAACGCGGTCGCCACCGCGCGGGTACCCAAGCTCACCGTCATGGTGGGTGGCTCCTTCGGTGCGGGCAACTACTCGATGTGCGGGCGCGCCTATTCGCCCCGCTTCCTGTGGATGTGGCCCAACGCCCGCATCTCCGTGATGGGTGGCCCGCAGGCCGCCGACACCCTGGCGACGGTGCGGCGCAACCAGATCGAACGGTCCGGACAGGAGTGGCCGGCGAGCGACGAGGAGTCGTTCAAGGCGCCCATCCGTGAACAGTTCGACGAGCAGTCGGACGCCTACTATTCCACCGCCCGCCTCTGGGACGACGGGATCGTCGATCCCGCACAGACCCGCACCGCCCTCGGATTGGCCTTGGAGACATGCCGATACGCCCCGCTCAACGACCCGCGCTACGGCGTCTTCCGGATGTGA